AAAAAAAAGAGTTAGTAAGTGGTAGTTATGAATTACCAGAAGATGCAGGTACTATTGCTATTAAAATTACTGACTTATTATCAGAGAGCTACTTTGAGGTGTTAAATGGCTAAGAAGAAAAAAACTTCTAATAGTTTTGTACCTGATATTGAGCAGTATTCTTTATTTACAAATCTGCTTAATTATTACGAACAAAACAAAGGTAAAATAAAAAAGAAGTATAGAAGAATTAGTAAGGTTTTTTTAGATTATAATGAGGACAACTACTTAAGAGAACCTCAGTTTAAAGCATTAGAAATATATGTGTTTTTAAAAGAGTATTACCACAATAGAAAAGTGTTTGATATATTCAAAGAGCTATACGATCATGATATTATGAAAATAGCTGCTAAAAAAGATAGTGAATCACTTTTTGATGGAATATTTGATAATGAAAAAGAGGTTTTTGATAAATACTATAAAGAAGTAGAAAAAAATCTAAGTGAGTTAGAGAGAAACTATCCTGATTATGTATTTGCTCTTACTATGGGTACTGGTAAAACTATACTTATGGCTACTACAATGTTCTATGAGTTTATTCTAGCTAACAAATTCCCAAAAGATAAACTCTATGCTCACAATGCACTTGTATTTGCTCCAGATAAAACAGTCCTGCAATCACTTAGAGAGATAGTGGAGTTTGATAAGTCAAAAGTTATACCTACTGAATATCAAAACTTTATAAATACAGAAGTTAAGTATCATTTCTTAGAAGACACAGAAACTCAACTGAATACTCTTGATGGTAGCCAGTTTAATATTATTATTACCAACCAACAAAAAATTTCACTACAAGAGAAACATAAAGAGACAAAAGCTGTAGACAAACTCTTAAACAGTGATAGTTTATCAGCACTTGATGATATGAACGATCTGCTTGATCTAGAGAACTTTGAGCTAGTTGATAATAAAAAGCTTATCAAAAACCAAAGATTTGAAAAGATATTAAGACTTGATAATTTAGGTATCTATGTTGATGAAGCACACCACACATTTGGCAAAGGTCTTGATGATAGTTTGAAAAAACTTAAAGCTACTATTGATGCAATTTCAAATAAGACTACAGTGATTGGGTGCTATAACTTTACTGGAACTCCATATGTAAAAAATAAACTTATTCCTGAAGTAGTTTATGCTTATTCCCTATCTAATGCAATAGAAAGAAAGTTTTTGAAAAATCCTATTGTAAAAGGATATGATAAAGTTGAAGAAGAAGATTTTGTAAGAGAAGTAATAAATGATTTTTGGTCAAAGTATAGTGAGTGTAGATTTGAAGACATGCTTCCTAAGCTTGCTTTTTTTGCTCCTAATATTGAGACACTACAAAATGAGCTTAGACCAGCTGTTGAAAAGATATTAATAGAACTTGGTATTGATACTAATAAGATAATAGTAAATGTTGGTGATCAAAAGATAACTTCTAATGATGATTTAAGAGAGTTTAGAAACCTCGATAGACCTACAAGTGAAAAACAGTTCATCTTATTAGTTAATAAGGGGCAAGAGGGATGGAACTGTAGAAGTTTATTTGGAGTAGCACTGTTTAGAAAACCTAAATCAACTATATTTGTACTTCAATCTACTATGAGGTGTTTAAGAGCAGTAGAGCCTGTGCAGTTAAATGGTCATATATATTTATCAAATGAAAATCATCAGATACTTGAAAAAGAACTTCAATCTAATTTCAATATGAATCTTGATAACTTTGGGAAACAAGATGAAGAAGACAAAAAGCAGTTTAGTCTGAAAGTTAAAGAGCCTATAGAATCTCTTAAAATAAAAAGAGTAAAAAGAGAATATAGGATGAAAGAAAAAGATATTAAACCAGATAATAGTATAGATTTTGAGTTTAATAAAATAGATTTTTCAAAGTATTTAGGAACAGTTGTAACTAATTATGGTTTAAAAAATTTAGAGGATAAAAGTTCAAGAGAAAAAGTTTCTAAGTATCAAAAGAAATATTCTCCTATAATGCTTGTAGCTGAATGTTCTGCGTATATAAACAAAAGCTCAATCTTAATAGAAAAAATACTTTCTAATTCTAAAGAAGGGATAAAAAGACTAGTAGAACAATCATCTGAATATAATCATGTAGTTTATGATGTAATCATACCAAAATTAATGGATTATTTTTATGATGTTTATCCTCATGAAGAATCTTATGAAGAAGAGGTACCTCTTGTAAATATTGATAAATCAAATAATGGTTTTTTTACTTGTGTAACTTCAAGAGAAGATAAAGTTGTAAATGAATATATGTACCCACAATATAATCACAAATCATTTCATATTGACCACTATTGTTTTGATTCTGAGCCAGAAAAACAGTTTTTTATTAATTCTCTAAAAGATGATGAAAATGTGAGAAAAGTTTTTTTTACAGGACAACTAACACATGGCCAATCTGATTTTTATATTGGTTATATTGATCCAGAGTCACATAGCGTAAGAAAATACTATCCTGACTTTTTAATACAAAAGAATGATGAAAGCTGGGTTATGGTTGAAATAAAAGGTGAAGACAAACTAGATGATCCAGTAGTGCAAGCAAAAAAGAATTATGCA
The Arcobacter sp. F155 genome window above contains:
- a CDS encoding DEAD/DEAH box helicase; translated protein: MAKKKKTSNSFVPDIEQYSLFTNLLNYYEQNKGKIKKKYRRISKVFLDYNEDNYLREPQFKALEIYVFLKEYYHNRKVFDIFKELYDHDIMKIAAKKDSESLFDGIFDNEKEVFDKYYKEVEKNLSELERNYPDYVFALTMGTGKTILMATTMFYEFILANKFPKDKLYAHNALVFAPDKTVLQSLREIVEFDKSKVIPTEYQNFINTEVKYHFLEDTETQLNTLDGSQFNIIITNQQKISLQEKHKETKAVDKLLNSDSLSALDDMNDLLDLENFELVDNKKLIKNQRFEKILRLDNLGIYVDEAHHTFGKGLDDSLKKLKATIDAISNKTTVIGCYNFTGTPYVKNKLIPEVVYAYSLSNAIERKFLKNPIVKGYDKVEEEDFVREVINDFWSKYSECRFEDMLPKLAFFAPNIETLQNELRPAVEKILIELGIDTNKIIVNVGDQKITSNDDLREFRNLDRPTSEKQFILLVNKGQEGWNCRSLFGVALFRKPKSTIFVLQSTMRCLRAVEPVQLNGHIYLSNENHQILEKELQSNFNMNLDNFGKQDEEDKKQFSLKVKEPIESLKIKRVKREYRMKEKDIKPDNSIDFEFNKIDFSKYLGTVVTNYGLKNLEDKSSREKVSKYQKKYSPIMLVAECSAYINKSSILIEKILSNSKEGIKRLVEQSSEYNHVVYDVIIPKLMDYFYDVYPHEESYEEEVPLVNIDKSNNGFFTCVTSREDKVVNEYMYPQYNHKSFHIDHYCFDSEPEKQFFINSLKDDENVRKVFFTGQLTHGQSDFYIGYIDPESHSVRKYYPDFLIQKNDESWVMVEIKGEDKLDDPVVQAKKNYAERMAEHSQFTYLFVPSKFAIDFNVKSILDETCFIKNKSLLEN